The genomic window tgataaaatatcctatgttcccgcggctatggtcactatgacacaaagcatggacactttgaacaaaattacccccagaactctgaggtaagggccagaaaaataaaccataattgttccggaccctggactgaatggaaatttggttagtggaccttttgggtttctaattgagtacccctggtGTAGTGTATTCAGCTTTGCTTTTTTtaaaggttagctagctagcagcataAAATGAAAAACATTAGTCCATTGATTTAAAGACGCCAAATAGTTTCATTAACATCTTCCGATCATCAATATTTCTGCACTCAAGATTGTAATGAATGATTGAGAACACTATCACAattaatgtacagtatgtatcagAATACTACAGTTTCTTAAGGCAtgaatgtttaaaaaaagaaagaaggttAAGACACTTGTGTGCAACAGATGGACCTACTTTTTATAGAGATACTTGATGCAATGTGGCCATCGATGGACCAGACCAGGAGGCCTTGGACTACAAGGACTTCATGAAGAGGTTttataaaatgaaaaatatgagACAAAAATGTTCTGCCTCTGGTTGTAAACTGTGTAGGGGAAAACAATGGCTTTAAAACCAGATTGTGATCCAACGGGCCGCCGGCAGGTTGTAGCTTGTTAAGTTGTCTAAATCTTCTAAACCAAAATAATATTTTAGACTGCTACACATGCCATATATTGTTGGAAAGCTATGATTCTTGTGATTCTATTGATATAAACCATTTTTACAATCAACGTCTTTGTCCGCCCACGAGCATGTCAGCTACGTGAAAGAAAAAACAGACTTCTTACCTATTACGGCTCAGAGTTGTCCAGTTATGCAAAACATCTCAACAAAAATGGTCTGGTTACATTCCCAAAGATCAAAACTATCTAATCATGTAAAGTATTTTGTCCAAAACAATGTATTACATCCATCAATAGCCATGATCTCTTGTTGCATCATTTTACATTTGCCGACTTAGGCATCCTTTCAATCACATTCATTTGGTCATAGCTCTGGTTCTGGTTCGAATATTTACCAGAGCTTGTCAAAAAACTATattatatgatagttctaagtaccacctttcattagagataacaattatgaaaaataatacctttttatcttAAGTATTTTACCTTGGTTACCAAGGGTCCTTTTGGATTCTCCataaggcccttttagaaaacgcctggatgtattCTAAGAAaaacgtgtcaaatatgaatatattgtggtattatattTGACTTTTGACTTGAATTAGGTAAGGCTTCATGCTGTGGTCCAATTTTGTCTTCCAGGTAATACccaccacctctaggcctcttcaggcatgggttttcaaaacaaaatccagGCAGAAATAAAACGTTCAATTtaattgtgttcaagcttctattactcaacaccagtaggatttacaggggtcctgacaacaggggaaagaCCTGCGgagtcacctttcaaaagagaccaatggttcaagaacggctttcaatttactttgggtatgctgtttaggcattttcaggcaaatttaacaggattcTAAAGAGGTTTGATGTTCAACTACTCTGTAACAGAGCCACATTTTGCAGATTATGAAATGTGTATATaaccttttgtttttttatgcttTAACGTGataattgtcattttattttatcataAATATTAGAACCAATAATTGCTACTTGTAAAAAGTGTTCGCTTGAGCCAGTTGAAGGCATGCACACATGATCAGGATGTTACCACCTCCGCCTCATTTTGAGCCAGGAAACCCCCTGAGGACCACATGGTCTGGGAATATATGTGTATAAATGTTACTGCCTTCAGAAAAAAAAATAAGTGTAACTTGAGATCTGACTGTGCAGGATGCAGTTTTTCCTTACCTGCCCATGGTGCTCTTTACACCAATCAGACATTCTGTCCAGCAGCTCACTTGATTGGTTGATTATCAAATTAGGACCCTGTCATCACAAGAGCAACATTATTATGCATCCTTATGTCTGTGAAAACTGTAACCAACCTTATGGCAATTATGCAGATGTTTTACCTCAGCCAAaattttcaaatctgagtcTGTAATGATGCATGCCATCTCAATAATCTGGTCCCTCTCAATGTCAAGACCTGTCATCTGTAATTGGGTGAGAGACATGGGATTAGAATCCAATCCCATTCCAAAACATATTTTACAAGCATAGGATGTAAGAATACCAGTGCAGATTTATATTCTTCGTGAAACCTCAGCCATTTAACACATTTTTAAATAAATTGTGTTGGATGGTTTGCCACAATGGTTTTGGTTTTTGGATTAGATTAACAGAAAACACCGTGGTTGATGACTGAATGAATCAATAGTATCTACTTCCAAAAGGAACAGGAACGCAAATGCTAACGGAATTTCACACTGAAATTCGTGTGCATCATTCCCATTTCCACGGTCTTAGTGTTCTCCACCGTTCTCAGTCAGAGCAACAAGAGTGACACAGACGGGAAATTCAGCAAGGAAACTGATTTTATGGGCTGGCAAACAGTtagctactgtaggctactgctAAGTTAGCAAGGTGAACTGTTTCAGTGTGGCAAGTGGCTGCAGCAAATTTCCTAACTAATGTTCACAATTTACCTCTAAATCCACCCAGACCATTCTTTGAGACATCCCGGCGTCAGATTTTGAAGACGATATTCCCTTGCTAATTGTGGACATATTTAAACAGTAACTGGATCTCGTTTGTTTCCAAGTCAGACCTGCTCTCCGAACAGGGGTATTTGTGCAATACCGCGCACTGTTTCTTTGCGAATGTGTTGTTCTCCAAAGTAAGAAAATACTAACTTGAATGCTGATGGGTCTAGTTGAAAAGAAGTTCACAACACTAAACATACGTTCCAAACGACCAACCGTGCACCCTGTCGGTAACAAGGTCCGCATAAGCGTGCTGACTCAGTCCCCATGCGATCAAACTGTCGTAAAATGATTGCATGCTAAATtagtaaaacaaaacaataaataaacaaaaattTGGAAGGACTGATGAATAAATACGTTTACTGTGTCGATTTTTGTTATCATATTGTAAGCGATTAAATTCAATTTTTGAATCACTGACTGGCTGTCGAATGTTAAAatcaacccccacccctcgcccctcggcttgaagcaacggccccagtggatgtaggtggtattgcatttcttgttagacttccggctcttccggtcgtttttattctattaactccagtcaacatttacaaaactatctcccccaataatttttgttcgattctcgaacctggctcatactactagctttttcataaaacattttttccagatttttgctaaatttgaaaccaatccgaaatgggtaaactagcaccccatttaattgcttacgtcaataaaagttgcctgcaaatgtgctcgcggatactaacagggcacgagcacaaaagttcattggccgatagccgatttacctggagctgaatgagccatattgaatgaacacagggagaaatggcttgagttgtctgccctgttgtagcaagtttagcaaattgttgtcacacatacatgaaatgttattAATATAGTTTagtcccgttattttaaaacagattagatttttctgtcaagaacgtttttacgttcatgacatgatggcaaatattacattatgttaagtgtgagcatagattgttgacatgtctatctggagcaaagacgaagattaatactttaactgataaccacaataagaaatgatataaatatgattagtcttgccttcagaagcttttgttaaacacacccattattcttttttttaatcgtgtcatcaagccagactgcttttgtgggacaatggcgcggtccagttttgcactctcgcttgcctcactgcaccactcagcacttttcatagaaatgaatggggacgccatcttggaagacaaaagttgcttcaaGTTGCTATGGTTAAAATGcattaccagagaatgtctgagAGAAATGCCaatctcgggaaacttccgggttctgaactggttgcagttccactctggtttcatatgagggcgctcaccagtgagtgcagaatgaatggaggtctatggagctatacccctcaaaatccacttttctcaggatataattttttttctcgtattttgaattcgaaaggggaggcaaaacaaatacacactgctgggtgttagattttttttaagtcgcttttttgttctaaaaagcaTTTtacaatgtcaatgacgtcatacacattgtacggccagagatactgctttacggaAAGCTCTGTTCAGAGGTGTcaaaagtattcacattcattactcaagtagaagtatagatactagggtttaaaaatacttctgtagaagttgaagtatcaattcaagctttttactcaagtaaaagtataaaagtactggtttcaaaactacttaaagtataaaagtaaaagtagtaaggggaaaaaatgccattaaggacaaaagcttaggcacaggggtctataatgcacgaccccacctccccccaaaaaaaacatttttccaaaGGCCATAATGAGTGTATTGTGTATTGTAATGCTGCAAAAAGtcaaacttcagaggcatgttacATGTCCTCCGACATATCATCAATGCGACGTTTGATCGTGTTATCAGAGAGGGGGATTTTTTCTTTTGCAGCATCTGGCCCTAGCATTACCTCATCCATTTTTTGCAGGCTGGTAATATGAGCGACTCTGCTAAAGTGTGTGGCTTTTTAGATTTAGAAAACAACTCGGCAACTAAAAAAACGAGCCTtttgtagtgatgggaagttcagaTCATTTTattgattcggttctttgaatcttgttcagtaaaatgaacaaatcttttttcgagtcattcgttcatttcaacggggggggggctatccgtccactgcaaacacgtatcatattctcatgtaggttagtgcatgacatgtgcaccagcagatactattttaaaagaaattcctgcattaaaataatgtatcatgatagtttgtatgatttggtcatttattatcacactagcatttaattatcacagcaaacaattacactgcactgttATGTCCCAACTTTAGTGGCCCAATGGGGCGAACAaacattccgccactgacccaaAACAACTACTAAGAACACCTTTAAAAGTACCAAATCCATgggatttattaatacaacatcatTTCACAACTATTAGACAAACATAGCAGAGCAACAAACTCCCAGGCTAAGAGGCAGCAAGACCAGCAGTCCCCAAGCTAGAAGCCTCTCCTGCAGCAGGAAACTGGAGTCTTTATCTGCTGCTTGATCACCTGGCCAGTTGCATCTCATCTGGTAATCATGGGGAACACAATCTTGGCGGAGCTACAGaaaagggaagggaggtgacAAACAAAGAACACAACACATGTGGCCGTAAcatgcactaaactgtaagtgtaaatgtaaagtgaaaataacaaaaccagtcagtatgatgacttgagcgaatatcattcacgtcttactaaaacagcggccacgtgaaagtgaatgaggaaactgtttcctctactaaaaaatacaatgcgggtcacgtgaaaaaaggatccaaagactcgtagaaagaccaagtcgggaaatgaacgaatcatttgtttcctctagctaccagtacagagcctatgcaggtcacgtgaaaaattatccaaagactcgtagaaagaccgaatcgggaaatgaacgaatcgtttgtttcgtctagctaccagtacagagcctatgcaggtcacgtgaaaaatgatccaaagactcgtagaaagaccgagtctggaaatgaacaaatcgttagtttcctctagctaccagtacagagcctatgcaggtcacgtgaaaaattatccaaagactcgtacccgaagaccgagttgagaaatgaacgaatcatttctgtttacttggacgagcctatgcaacagtcccgatgcgcggcaacgagaaaatgaacaaatcactctttgagagactcgttactcccgagtccttgtaaggatttgttcaaaatgaacgaatcgttcacgaacgacacatcactagccTTTTGTGCCTTCTCATACACGCACGGTAGAAAGCATATGTTCGCTCTGTGTGGTATTCTGTGTTTTAAGTCTTTTAAAATATTCAATGTCTTTGTTCTGGTGTGCCGGGTGCTTGGTCTCCAGGTGCCTTGCCAATTTGCTAGGCACCATGGCTGCATTAGCCAACGTCTCCCTGCAGATCAGGCATACTGGTGTGGGGCACGTTACCTACGTTATAATGCCTCACTTTTCTCTTTGCTGAATTCGATTCCGATGTCTGTTCCTGTGGAGGTGGATGCATTCTCCTTAAAAACATATCCATTGCCCCTACATGCACTCCTCCATCTGCTGTCAATACGGAATAACGAACGAAGTCAACGAAAGAACTGTTGTTGACGTTAAGCCCTGAATCAACTGTGAACTGTAGCCGATTGTTGTTTGTGCtgcattttttattta from Osmerus eperlanus chromosome 19, fOsmEpe2.1, whole genome shotgun sequence includes these protein-coding regions:
- the smfn gene encoding small fragment nuclease isoform X1, whose translation is MRTLLPTGCTVGRLERMFSVVNFFSTRPISIQVSIFLLWRTTHSQRNSARYCTNTPVRRAGLTWKQTRSSYCLNMSTISKGISSSKSDAGMSQRMVWVDLEMTGLDIERDQIIEMACIITDSDLKILAEGPNLIINQSSELLDRMSDWCKEHHGQSGLTQAVRDSKVSLQQAEYEFLSFIRQHTPPGHCPLAGNSVHADKKFLDKYMPQFMHHLHYRIIDVSTIKELCRRWFPEEYMLAPQKKASHRALDDIEESIKELKFYRANIFKANMEEKQTKIVENGDNNKSA